One stretch of Chryseobacterium fluminis DNA includes these proteins:
- a CDS encoding thiamine phosphate synthase, protein MEKLQYISQGITREEQELNIRKALDHGIQWVQVRWKNAPENELIRLCEISRKLCSDHQAICMINDHVQISKEVDADGVHLGLKDTSVETARHLLGRNKIIGGTANTISDVLQRMQEPCDYIGLGPLRFTSTKVQLSPILGFEGYRNIIQGLKQKSLEIPKIFAIGGVVLNDIEQLQQIGIYGVAVSGQITGQPFIINEFKTAMQ, encoded by the coding sequence ATGGAAAAATTACAATATATCTCTCAGGGAATTACCAGAGAAGAGCAGGAACTGAATATTCGAAAAGCTCTTGATCATGGTATACAATGGGTACAGGTCCGATGGAAAAATGCTCCGGAGAATGAATTGATCCGGCTTTGTGAAATTTCAAGGAAACTGTGCTCAGACCATCAGGCGATCTGCATGATCAACGACCATGTTCAGATTTCCAAAGAGGTGGATGCAGACGGCGTTCATTTAGGATTGAAAGATACTTCGGTAGAAACGGCAAGACATCTTTTAGGCAGGAATAAAATCATAGGAGGAACGGCAAATACGATTTCAGATGTTCTTCAGAGAATGCAGGAACCCTGTGATTATATTGGTCTCGGACCTTTGAGATTTACCTCAACCAAAGTACAGCTGAGCCCGATTTTAGGTTTTGAAGGATACAGAAATATCATTCAGGGTCTAAAACAGAAATCATTAGAAATTCCGAAAATATTCGCCATCGGGGGAGTGGTTCTCAATGATATTGAACAGTTACAGCAAATCGGAATCTACGGAGTGGCAGTTTCTGGACAGATTACCGGGCAGCCTTTTATTATTAATGAATTTAAAACAGCAATGCAATGA
- the thiH gene encoding 2-iminoacetate synthase ThiH, translated as MKTFKNFFEQYQWDEVWAKLEKVTLSEVENSLQKKNKTTDDFLNFLSPAAADKLEVMARMTQQITRKRFGKIIQLYAPLYLSNECQNICTYCGFSLDNSIKRKTLSDTELMIEATVLKSMGVNHVLLVSGEANKTVGMEYFLKAIRLLKPHFANISIEVQPLSEGEYLQLHEAGVNAVLVYQETYHQEVYKEYHPKGKKSNFNFRLETPDRIGKAGIHKMGLGVLLGLEDWRVDSFFNALHIDYLQKQYWKSKYSVSFPRLRPAEGMVEPNFIMSDRDLLQLICAYRIWNEDLEISISTRENEKFRNNIISLGATTMSAASKTNPGGYAVDRESLEQFETSDERSMDEMKEVIKRSGYDPVMKDWDAVYSGI; from the coding sequence ATGAAAACTTTTAAAAATTTTTTTGAACAGTATCAATGGGATGAAGTCTGGGCAAAACTTGAAAAAGTGACTTTGTCCGAGGTCGAAAACAGTCTTCAGAAAAAAAATAAAACAACAGATGATTTTCTGAATTTTCTATCGCCGGCAGCGGCTGATAAGTTGGAAGTCATGGCCCGGATGACTCAGCAGATCACCCGAAAACGTTTTGGGAAAATCATTCAGTTGTATGCACCGCTGTATCTGAGTAACGAATGTCAGAATATCTGTACGTACTGTGGCTTCAGTTTAGATAATTCCATTAAAAGAAAAACGCTTTCCGACACGGAACTGATGATAGAGGCGACTGTTTTAAAATCCATGGGTGTGAATCATGTTTTACTGGTGAGTGGGGAGGCAAATAAGACCGTAGGGATGGAGTATTTTTTGAAAGCAATCCGTTTGCTGAAGCCGCATTTTGCCAATATTTCAATTGAAGTTCAGCCTCTTTCAGAAGGAGAGTATCTGCAGCTTCATGAGGCGGGCGTAAACGCAGTCCTGGTGTATCAGGAAACCTATCATCAGGAAGTATATAAAGAATATCATCCGAAAGGAAAAAAATCAAATTTTAATTTTCGTCTGGAAACTCCTGACAGAATCGGAAAGGCAGGAATTCATAAGATGGGTCTCGGGGTTTTGCTAGGATTGGAGGATTGGAGAGTAGACAGTTTTTTTAACGCGCTACACATCGACTACCTCCAAAAGCAATACTGGAAAAGCAAATATTCGGTTTCCTTTCCCAGACTCCGACCGGCAGAAGGAATGGTGGAACCGAATTTTATCATGTCAGACAGAGATTTACTGCAACTGATCTGTGCCTACAGAATCTGGAATGAAGATCTGGAAATCTCTATTTCAACCAGGGAAAATGAAAAATTCAGGAACAATATCATTTCGCTGGGCGCAACCACAATGAGTGCTGCCTCAAAGACCAATCCAGGGGGATACGCAGTTGACAGAGAATCTTTGGAACAATTTGAAACCAGCGACGAAAGAAGTATGGATGAAATGAAAGAAGTGATTAAAAGATCCGGTTATGATCCTGTAATGAAAGATTGGGACGCAGTCTACAGCGGAATTTAA
- a CDS encoding bifunctional aconitate hydratase 2/2-methylisocitrate dehydratase, with the protein MNIYQDYIQEIEERKSQGLHPKPIDGAELLSEIIAQIKDTANKHRADSLKFFIYNTLPGTTSAAGVKAKFLKEIILGESVVEEITPVFAFELLSHMKGGKSIEVLLDLALGNDEDIARQAAEVLKTQVFLYEADTDRLKSAFNSGHAIAKEILESYAKAEFFTKLPEVAEEIKVVTFIAGEGDISTDLLSPGNQAHSRSDRELHGKCMITPEAQEEIRALQIQHPDASVMLIAEKGTMGVGSSRMSGVNNVALWTGKQASPYIPFVNIAPIVGGTNGISPIFLTTVDVTGGIGIDLQNWVKKVDENGNPVRNENGDIVLEEAYSVATGTVLTINTKEKKLYNGDKELKDISKSFTPQKLEFIKAGGSYAIVFGKKLQTFAARALGIETPLVFAPSKEISIEGQGLTAVEKIFNRNAVGITEGKLLHAGSDVRVEVNIVGSQDTTGLMTAQELESMAATVISPIVDGAYQSGCHTASVWDKKAQTNIPKLMKFMNDFGVITARDPKGEYHAMTDVIHKVLNDITIDEWAIIIGGDSHTRMSKGVAFGADSGTVALALATGEASMPIPESVKVTFKGDMKEHMDFRDVVHATQAQMLKQFDGENVFQGRIIEVHIGTLPADQAFTFTDWTAEMKAKASICISEDDTLIESLEIAKSRIQIMIDKGMDNHNHVLQGLINKANKRIEEIKTGDKPALTPDANAKYYAEVVVDLDLIVEPMIADPDVNNDDVSKRYTHDTIRDLTYYGGGKKVDLGFVGSCMVHKGDLKIVSQMLRNIEKQNGKVEFQAPLVVAAPTYNIIDELKAEGDWEFLEKYSGFEFNDNAPKGEARTQYENMMYLERPGCNLCMGNQEKAEKGDTVLATSTRLFQGRVVEDSERKKGESLLASTPVVVLSAIMGRIPNIDEYKTAVEGIDLTSFVPSIKELVTVGH; encoded by the coding sequence ATGAATATTTATCAGGATTACATCCAAGAAATTGAAGAAAGAAAAAGCCAGGGGCTTCATCCAAAGCCGATTGACGGTGCAGAATTATTAAGTGAAATCATTGCACAGATTAAAGATACAGCTAATAAACACAGGGCTGACTCTCTGAAATTTTTTATTTATAACACTTTACCGGGAACGACAAGTGCAGCAGGCGTAAAAGCTAAGTTTTTGAAAGAAATTATTCTTGGAGAATCCGTAGTAGAAGAAATAACTCCTGTTTTTGCCTTCGAATTATTATCTCACATGAAAGGTGGCAAATCGATCGAGGTATTACTGGATTTGGCTTTAGGTAACGATGAAGACATTGCCCGTCAGGCTGCTGAAGTGCTTAAAACTCAGGTTTTCCTTTATGAAGCAGACACGGACCGCCTGAAGAGCGCCTTCAACAGTGGCCATGCCATTGCAAAAGAAATCCTTGAAAGCTACGCAAAAGCTGAATTCTTTACTAAACTGCCTGAAGTTGCTGAAGAAATTAAGGTCGTAACATTTATCGCAGGTGAAGGTGACATTTCCACAGACTTACTTTCTCCGGGTAACCAGGCGCATTCAAGATCAGACCGTGAGCTGCACGGGAAATGCATGATCACTCCCGAGGCGCAGGAAGAAATCCGGGCTTTGCAGATACAGCATCCTGATGCAAGTGTTATGCTTATCGCTGAAAAAGGAACCATGGGTGTAGGATCATCCCGTATGTCGGGAGTAAACAACGTCGCTTTATGGACCGGTAAACAGGCGAGCCCTTATATTCCATTTGTAAATATCGCTCCGATTGTCGGGGGTACCAATGGTATTTCTCCGATTTTCCTTACTACGGTAGATGTAACAGGAGGTATCGGGATCGACCTTCAGAACTGGGTGAAAAAAGTGGACGAAAACGGAAACCCTGTTCGTAACGAGAATGGTGACATCGTTTTAGAAGAAGCTTATTCAGTAGCAACAGGAACAGTTTTAACAATCAATACCAAAGAAAAGAAATTATATAACGGGGACAAAGAACTGAAAGATATTTCAAAATCATTTACTCCTCAAAAATTAGAGTTCATTAAGGCCGGTGGCTCTTATGCCATCGTATTTGGTAAAAAATTGCAGACTTTTGCTGCAAGAGCGTTAGGAATTGAAACGCCTCTTGTCTTTGCACCTTCCAAAGAAATCTCTATCGAAGGACAGGGTCTTACTGCCGTTGAAAAAATCTTCAACAGAAATGCTGTGGGCATTACGGAAGGTAAATTATTACATGCCGGTTCTGACGTCCGTGTAGAAGTGAACATTGTCGGTTCTCAGGATACGACAGGTCTGATGACGGCCCAGGAACTGGAATCAATGGCAGCAACTGTGATCTCTCCGATCGTAGACGGTGCCTACCAGTCAGGATGTCATACGGCTTCAGTATGGGATAAAAAAGCGCAGACGAATATTCCTAAATTGATGAAATTTATGAATGATTTCGGAGTAATCACAGCGCGTGATCCTAAAGGTGAATACCATGCAATGACAGATGTTATTCATAAAGTTCTTAATGACATTACGATCGACGAGTGGGCCATCATTATAGGTGGTGACTCTCACACAAGAATGTCTAAAGGAGTTGCTTTCGGAGCTGACTCAGGAACAGTAGCCCTGGCATTGGCAACAGGAGAAGCATCAATGCCTATCCCAGAATCGGTGAAAGTGACTTTCAAAGGAGATATGAAAGAGCATATGGATTTCCGTGATGTCGTTCATGCTACGCAGGCGCAGATGCTAAAGCAATTTGATGGTGAAAATGTATTCCAGGGCAGAATCATTGAGGTTCACATCGGGACACTACCTGCTGACCAGGCCTTTACATTCACAGACTGGACTGCTGAAATGAAAGCCAAAGCTTCTATCTGTATTTCTGAGGATGATACTTTAATCGAGTCACTGGAAATTGCCAAGAGCAGAATCCAGATCATGATCGATAAAGGAATGGATAATCATAATCACGTTCTTCAGGGTCTCATTAATAAAGCCAATAAGAGAATCGAGGAAATAAAAACCGGTGATAAACCGGCGCTTACTCCAGATGCAAATGCCAAATATTACGCAGAAGTAGTTGTAGATCTTGATCTTATCGTTGAACCCATGATTGCTGATCCGGATGTAAACAATGATGATGTTTCTAAAAGATATACCCACGACACCATCAGGGATCTTACGTACTACGGAGGCGGAAAAAAGGTTGATCTTGGATTTGTAGGATCTTGTATGGTTCACAAAGGAGATTTGAAAATCGTTTCCCAAATGCTTAGAAATATTGAAAAGCAAAATGGTAAAGTAGAATTTCAGGCTCCATTGGTAGTGGCTGCTCCTACGTATAACATCATTGACGAATTAAAAGCTGAGGGTGATTGGGAATTCCTGGAAAAATATTCAGGTTTCGAATTTAACGATAATGCTCCTAAAGGGGAAGCGCGTACCCAATACGAAAACATGATGTATCTTGAGCGTCCGGGATGCAACCTTTGTATGGGTAACCAGGAAAAAGCCGAGAAAGGAGATACTGTTCTGGCGACGTCTACCCGTCTTTTCCAGGGAAGAGTGGTTGAAGATTCTGAACGCAAAAAAGGAGAATCTTTATTAGCTTCCACTCCGGTGGTCGTACTTTCTGCGATCATGGGCAGAATTCCCAATATCGATGAATATAAAACAGCTGTAGAAGGTATCGATCTTACATCTTTTGTACCTTCAATCAAAGAATTGGTTACCGTAGGTCATTAA
- a CDS encoding thiazole synthase produces the protein MKNKPLIIADRTFESRLFLGTGKFGNLSEMTDSIIASGSEMVTMALKRIDSQSSEDDLLSALKPTQSHLLPNTSGARTAKEAVLAAQLAREALETNWVKLEIHPDPKYLLPDPIETLYATEELAKLGFIVMPYIHADPVLCKRLEDAGTAVVMPLGAPIGTNKGLRTLDFLEIIISQSNVPVVVDAGIGAPSDAAKAMEMGADAVLVNTAIAVAGNPVNMALAFKEGVIAGRRAFESGLGAIGQHAEASSPLTSFLFD, from the coding sequence ATGAAAAATAAACCCTTAATTATAGCAGACAGAACATTTGAGTCAAGACTCTTTTTAGGGACGGGCAAATTCGGAAATCTATCCGAAATGACTGACTCCATCATCGCTTCAGGAAGTGAAATGGTGACCATGGCTTTGAAAAGAATCGATTCTCAATCCTCAGAAGATGACTTACTGAGTGCTTTAAAACCCACACAGTCGCATCTTTTACCCAATACTTCAGGAGCAAGAACAGCCAAGGAAGCAGTTTTGGCAGCACAATTGGCAAGAGAAGCACTGGAAACCAACTGGGTGAAGCTTGAAATTCATCCTGATCCGAAGTATTTGCTGCCTGATCCCATTGAAACTTTATATGCGACGGAAGAGCTGGCAAAATTAGGATTTATTGTAATGCCTTACATTCATGCGGACCCTGTCCTGTGCAAAAGGCTGGAAGATGCCGGTACGGCAGTAGTGATGCCTTTAGGTGCTCCCATTGGAACAAACAAAGGATTAAGAACACTGGATTTTTTAGAGATCATCATCAGCCAGAGTAATGTACCCGTGGTCGTGGACGCGGGTATCGGAGCGCCTTCTGATGCGGCGAAAGCTATGGAAATGGGTGCCGATGCCGTATTGGTGAATACTGCGATTGCTGTTGCTGGAAATCCTGTGAATATGGCACTGGCTTTTAAAGAGGGCGTAATAGCAGGACGAAGGGCATTCGAATCGGGATTGGGCGCAATCGGGCAGCACGCGGAGGCATCGAGCCCGCTGACTTCCTTTTTGTTTGATTAA
- a CDS encoding aconitate hydratase, which translates to MTFDIDMIKKVYERYPERIAAARQIVGKPLTLSEKILYTHLWEGNATQAYERGNSYVDFAPDRVAMQDATAQMALLQFMQAGKAKVAVPSTAHADHLIQARIGAKSDLQEGINKNSEVFNFLSSVCDKYGIGFWKPGAGIIHQVVLENYAFPGGMMIGTDSHTVNAGGLGMVAIGVGGADAVDVMAGMAWELKMPKLIGVKLTGKMSGWTSAKDVILKVAGILTVKGGTGCIVEYFGEGAESLSATGKGTICNMGAEVGATTSTFGYDDSMRRYLASTGRQDVVDAADVIAEHLTGDPEVYANPEQYFDQVIEINLSELAPHLNGPFTPDLATPVSEFRAKAEANGWPIEVEWALIGSCTNSSYEDLSRAASIVEDAVAKGVKPKAILGINPGSEQVKFTAERDGFLDSFRKFENARIFTNACGPCIGQWDREGAEKGEKNSIIHSFNRNFAKRADGNPNTHAFVASPEMVAAIAISGRLDFNPVTDTLTNESGEQIRLNEPQGFELPSRGFAVDDNGYQAPSADGSGVIVDVSPTSDRLQLLEEFPAWDGKNITGARLLIKAFGKCTTDHISMAGPWLKYRGHLDNISNNMLIGAVNAFNMETNKVKNVLTAEYGEVPAVQRAYKAAGVPSIVVGDQNYGEGSSREHAAMEPRHLGVKAVLVKSFARIHETNLKKQGMLGLTFANEADYDKILEDDVINFLDLEQFAPGKQLTLEFIHSDGTKDIIMANHTYNAQQIDWFKAGSALNLIKLQEN; encoded by the coding sequence ATGACTTTCGACATTGACATGATCAAAAAAGTGTACGAGCGTTACCCGGAAAGAATTGCTGCGGCAAGACAAATCGTGGGGAAACCTCTTACTCTTTCAGAAAAAATCCTTTATACTCACCTTTGGGAAGGAAATGCTACACAGGCCTATGAAAGAGGAAACTCTTATGTGGACTTTGCACCGGACAGAGTCGCCATGCAGGATGCAACGGCACAGATGGCCCTGCTACAATTTATGCAGGCTGGAAAAGCTAAAGTAGCGGTTCCTTCAACGGCCCATGCCGATCACCTGATCCAGGCCAGAATTGGTGCAAAATCTGATTTACAGGAAGGTATCAATAAAAACTCGGAGGTGTTCAACTTCCTGAGCTCAGTTTGTGATAAATATGGAATCGGTTTCTGGAAGCCCGGAGCCGGAATTATTCACCAGGTTGTATTGGAAAACTATGCCTTCCCTGGAGGAATGATGATCGGTACAGACTCACATACGGTAAATGCAGGAGGCCTGGGAATGGTCGCCATTGGAGTAGGTGGAGCTGATGCAGTAGATGTAATGGCAGGAATGGCATGGGAGCTTAAAATGCCAAAACTGATCGGCGTAAAATTAACCGGAAAAATGTCCGGATGGACTTCTGCTAAAGACGTTATCTTAAAGGTTGCAGGAATTCTTACCGTAAAAGGGGGAACAGGATGCATCGTAGAATATTTCGGTGAAGGGGCAGAGTCCCTTTCAGCGACAGGAAAAGGAACCATCTGTAATATGGGTGCCGAAGTCGGAGCTACGACTTCTACATTCGGGTATGATGATTCCATGAGAAGATATCTTGCTTCTACCGGAAGACAGGATGTCGTAGATGCAGCAGACGTAATTGCTGAGCATCTGACAGGTGATCCTGAAGTATATGCAAATCCTGAACAATATTTTGACCAGGTTATTGAAATCAATCTTTCTGAATTGGCTCCCCATCTGAACGGACCTTTCACTCCGGATTTAGCGACCCCTGTTTCTGAATTCAGGGCTAAAGCTGAGGCCAACGGATGGCCTATCGAGGTAGAATGGGCATTGATCGGTTCTTGTACCAACTCTTCGTACGAAGATTTATCAAGAGCAGCTTCCATCGTTGAAGATGCAGTAGCAAAAGGGGTTAAGCCTAAGGCTATTTTAGGAATCAACCCGGGTTCTGAGCAGGTAAAATTCACAGCGGAAAGAGATGGCTTTTTAGATTCTTTCAGAAAATTTGAGAATGCAAGAATCTTTACTAATGCCTGTGGCCCCTGTATCGGACAATGGGACAGAGAGGGCGCTGAGAAAGGCGAAAAGAACTCGATCATCCACTCTTTCAACAGAAACTTTGCGAAAAGGGCAGACGGAAACCCAAATACCCATGCTTTCGTAGCATCACCGGAGATGGTGGCTGCCATCGCGATCTCGGGAAGACTGGACTTTAATCCGGTTACCGATACTTTAACGAATGAATCCGGCGAACAGATACGTTTAAATGAGCCTCAAGGTTTTGAACTTCCTTCAAGAGGTTTTGCCGTAGATGATAACGGATACCAGGCTCCTTCTGCAGACGGATCGGGAGTGATTGTCGACGTAAGCCCGACTTCCGACAGACTTCAGTTACTGGAAGAGTTTCCTGCCTGGGATGGTAAAAACATTACCGGAGCCAGACTTTTGATCAAGGCTTTCGGAAAATGTACGACCGACCATATTTCCATGGCCGGACCATGGCTGAAGTACAGAGGTCACCTGGATAACATTTCCAATAATATGTTGATCGGAGCAGTAAATGCTTTCAATATGGAAACCAACAAGGTGAAAAATGTACTGACTGCAGAATACGGTGAAGTACCTGCTGTACAGAGAGCTTATAAAGCCGCCGGGGTTCCTTCTATCGTTGTGGGTGACCAGAACTATGGTGAAGGTTCTTCAAGAGAGCATGCTGCCATGGAGCCAAGACATCTTGGGGTAAAAGCTGTTCTCGTAAAATCATTTGCAAGAATTCACGAAACCAACCTTAAAAAACAAGGGATGTTAGGTTTAACTTTTGCCAATGAAGCTGACTATGATAAAATTCTGGAAGATGATGTGATCAACTTCCTGGATCTCGAGCAGTTTGCGCCGGGAAAACAACTAACTTTAGAATTCATTCATTCTGATGGGACTAAAGATATCATTATGGCCAACCATACTTACAATGCGCAGCAGATTGATTGGTTTAAAGCAGGTTCTGCTTTGAATCTGATTAAGCTGCAGGAAAATTAA
- a CDS encoding HesA/MoeB/ThiF family protein yields MKGKDNYARYSRQIFIEEIGLEGQRKIINSKVLVVGAGGLGSPVIQYLAAAGVGTLGVADFDEVELHNLNRQVIHNESSVGTSKVKSAEKFVSHLNHQINFVGIEQKINQKNVEEILSPFDLIIDGSDNFPTRYLVNDTCVKLEKPLVYGSILGFSGQVAIFNHKGSRNLRDIFPEPPFEGDLPDCDSLGVLGALPGMVGSMMAHLALNHITGLPVPVNQLTLIDILTWRFQTIDF; encoded by the coding sequence ATGAAAGGCAAAGACAATTATGCAAGATACAGCCGACAGATTTTTATAGAAGAAATCGGTTTGGAAGGGCAGCGGAAAATCATAAATTCAAAAGTTCTGGTGGTCGGAGCGGGCGGATTGGGAAGCCCTGTTATCCAATATTTAGCTGCGGCTGGAGTGGGAACTCTGGGTGTTGCAGATTTTGATGAGGTTGAGCTTCACAATTTAAACAGGCAGGTTATTCATAATGAAAGTTCGGTAGGAACATCAAAAGTGAAAAGTGCAGAAAAATTTGTAAGCCATCTTAATCACCAGATTAATTTTGTGGGAATTGAGCAAAAAATTAATCAGAAAAATGTTGAAGAAATCCTCTCTCCATTTGATCTGATTATTGACGGTTCCGATAATTTTCCGACCAGATATTTGGTTAATGATACCTGTGTGAAACTGGAAAAACCTTTAGTGTATGGAAGTATTCTCGGTTTTTCGGGGCAGGTAGCTATTTTTAATCATAAAGGAAGCAGAAATTTACGGGATATTTTCCCGGAGCCTCCTTTTGAAGGCGATCTGCCGGACTGTGACAGTTTAGGAGTCCTGGGAGCCTTACCCGGAATGGTAGGAAGCATGATGGCTCATCTGGCGCTGAATCATATAACGGGTCTGCCGGTACCAGTTAATCAACTGACATTAATTGATATCCTAACCTGGAGATTTCAGACCATTGATTTTTAA
- a CDS encoding outer membrane beta-barrel protein, translated as MKKTIFALSFIGSMLTYAQQKNEVKEKQIEGVTITKTKKAVEQKADRTVFDFSEQPHLSNGSVLEGIKKLPGLVSTDIAGMMYQGKILDVYLNGRPLNITSNELNSFLEGMPANSVERIEVITQPGAEFPATSGGAIMNIITNKNANKYLTATYSGNYSFTNYDKFRSRTTNSINLNARNKIFGWQLNVGQNYRESMLNGQQDELLTSNTDRIARGYFAKSGLTFDLGQDRLLINYDIYHNNNDNYTLSSGHGDLPYQNNPKDLREAFFDASDAARTDNLRQEAVATYQKRFADKSQKLDFQFGYTRSDSKFAQDNFFQKGFYVQNTESFNYPGRDNILNNESRMNIANFKIDYSQPIKLLDGGKVSFGGLYERQDYDTESFGITNLDYQRQTASTYLEFQAKLKNFDFILGSRAENYDISGITRYFDKNGNLVQADLIPFNKFKLFPNASVQYNLMKQVFVAANYNKKISLPSISALNPNNVTFSGPSTEVSGNPNLQPTIFDNYELKISAFDYAFIGYSVSSASNQVAQIIRKDGRKLFNEQVNISNMRIHNFNVGLPIPFMIFSKPLSEIMKFDFNPDKINFMYLYAGYQKHDIDNLNNKGFWIFNIMTQVILPKDIKLTANYSYLTPKAGYFYFTAEKPFNNSFDLTLTKKFMDNRLTVSVFANDIFNGQVMQVRSNPPSGTPVTISSKYDTRNFGLSVNYKIPTRNKLAKEDANILNQTKKEETSGVMQQAQ; from the coding sequence ATGAAAAAAACCATATTCGCTCTATCTTTTATTGGATCCATGCTGACGTATGCGCAGCAAAAAAATGAGGTAAAGGAAAAGCAAATAGAAGGCGTGACCATCACTAAAACTAAAAAAGCCGTTGAACAAAAAGCTGACCGTACTGTTTTTGATTTTTCTGAACAGCCACACCTCAGCAACGGCAGTGTTCTGGAAGGAATTAAAAAGCTTCCGGGGCTGGTTTCTACAGACATCGCCGGAATGATGTATCAGGGAAAGATTCTTGATGTCTATCTCAACGGAAGACCGTTGAATATCACGTCCAACGAATTAAATTCCTTTCTTGAAGGGATGCCTGCCAATTCAGTAGAAAGAATTGAGGTCATCACACAGCCCGGAGCGGAGTTTCCTGCCACCTCGGGAGGTGCTATTATGAATATCATTACAAATAAAAACGCCAATAAATATTTAACAGCCACCTACTCCGGGAACTACTCTTTCACGAATTACGATAAATTCAGAAGCAGAACGACCAACTCCATTAATTTAAATGCACGAAATAAAATCTTCGGATGGCAGCTGAACGTAGGCCAGAATTATCGTGAAAGCATGCTGAACGGGCAACAGGATGAGCTGCTGACGAGTAATACTGACAGAATCGCACGAGGATATTTCGCCAAGTCAGGTCTGACTTTTGATCTTGGACAGGACCGATTACTGATCAATTACGATATTTATCACAATAATAATGACAATTACACTTTAAGTAGCGGTCATGGAGATCTTCCCTATCAAAATAACCCGAAAGACCTCAGGGAAGCATTCTTTGATGCATCGGATGCTGCCCGCACCGATAATCTGCGACAGGAGGCCGTGGCAACGTATCAGAAAAGATTTGCAGATAAATCTCAAAAATTAGATTTCCAGTTCGGTTATACCCGTTCGGACAGCAAGTTTGCCCAGGATAATTTTTTCCAGAAAGGATTCTATGTGCAGAATACTGAGAGTTTTAATTATCCGGGACGAGATAATATTCTGAACAATGAATCAAGAATGAATATCGCCAACTTCAAAATCGATTATTCTCAACCGATCAAGCTTCTGGACGGCGGAAAAGTAAGTTTTGGAGGATTATATGAACGGCAGGATTATGATACAGAAAGTTTCGGAATCACGAACCTCGATTACCAGAGACAAACGGCATCTACCTACCTGGAATTTCAGGCTAAACTGAAAAATTTTGATTTTATTTTAGGTTCCAGAGCTGAAAATTATGATATTTCGGGAATTACAAGATATTTTGACAAGAATGGAAATCTGGTGCAGGCTGATTTGATCCCTTTTAATAAATTTAAGCTGTTTCCCAACGCAAGTGTACAATATAACCTGATGAAACAGGTATTTGTCGCGGCAAATTATAACAAAAAGATCAGCTTACCGAGTATTTCTGCTTTAAACCCTAATAATGTTACCTTTTCCGGCCCCAGCACAGAAGTATCCGGAAATCCGAATCTGCAGCCTACGATTTTTGACAATTACGAACTGAAGATTTCGGCCTTTGATTATGCATTTATCGGATACAGCGTAAGTTCCGCGAGTAACCAGGTCGCACAGATTATCAGAAAAGACGGCAGGAAACTGTTTAATGAACAGGTGAATATTTCAAACATGAGAATTCACAATTTCAATGTCGGACTTCCGATTCCTTTTATGATCTTCAGTAAACCGCTGAGTGAAATTATGAAGTTTGATTTTAATCCGGATAAGATTAATTTTATGTATCTGTATGCCGGCTATCAAAAACATGATATCGATAACCTGAACAATAAAGGCTTCTGGATCTTTAATATTATGACTCAGGTGATTTTACCGAAGGATATTAAATTAACGGCCAACTACAGCTATCTTACGCCTAAAGCAGGATATTTTTACTTTACTGCGGAAAAACCGTTCAACAATTCATTTGATCTTACTTTAACAAAGAAATTCATGGACAACCGTTTAACCGTTTCTGTGTTTGCCAATGATATTTTTAACGGACAGGTGATGCAGGTACGTTCTAATCCGCCTTCCGGAACTCCGGTTACGATCAGCAGCAAGTATGATACAAGAAACTTCGGACTGTCGGTAAATTATAAAATTCCTACGAGAAATAAGCTGGCAAAAGAGGATGCCAATATTCTGAATCAGACGAAGAAGGAAGAGACTAGCGGAGTAATGCAGCAGGCACAATAA